From a region of the Chitinophaga caseinilytica genome:
- a CDS encoding RagB/SusD family nutrient uptake outer membrane protein, with amino-acid sequence MKRTIQHLTYMLLAAMTLFSAACNKDILNKKPLNDYSDEDVWKDPPLVVAYVNNLYLQMRHGFNEVMLSSVSDESRFIHNYGTQTAVTDALSPDDLGAFNDRYGEWEKYYRAIRNCNIFFEMIGKVPFTDEAQRQRLIGEVHYLRAFFYHTLVRYWGGVPLVKKPYSLENRDEMLIARGSFEECVNFIVEDCDKAAGILPPKHEQPGRATKYAAMALKSRILTFAASDLFNQPNIPADQAYRGYVNATPATQDQRYQKALDAAKAIIDLNVFSIYKPTSNPTDNYTRVFLDKDNSEIIFARYFNRQFQGTSHDLYNGPNGYHNWGGNVPLENFVSGFQMADGSEFSWANPAHAANPYANRDPRFYATILYNGAKWKKRPADAIALDPVGEIQTGKFEKKNAQGAIVVQNGLDTRASAIENWNGTYTGYYIRKFMDLTLDAQFFRGDQAWPWFRYSEILLNAAEALIELNRFDEARPLINQIRTRGGMPALANTVAGDALRDAMRYERRYDLSFEDHRYYDARRWMIAKTVFTGPANGIEIFGKLNPDGTTYTWTYKVVNSGQDRVFSDKHYFVPIMAAEIRRNDKIKQNPGYN; translated from the coding sequence ATGAAAAGAACAATTCAACACCTTACATATATGCTTCTTGCGGCGATGACGTTGTTTTCTGCTGCCTGCAACAAAGACATACTGAATAAAAAGCCGCTGAACGATTACAGCGACGAAGACGTCTGGAAAGATCCTCCGCTGGTGGTGGCTTACGTCAACAATCTGTACCTGCAGATGCGGCATGGCTTTAACGAAGTGATGCTCAGTTCGGTATCAGACGAAAGCCGGTTCATCCACAACTATGGTACCCAAACGGCGGTAACCGATGCGCTTTCGCCCGACGACCTCGGCGCGTTCAACGACAGGTACGGCGAGTGGGAGAAATATTACCGCGCCATCCGTAACTGCAATATTTTCTTCGAGATGATCGGGAAAGTGCCGTTTACGGACGAAGCCCAGCGGCAGCGGCTCATCGGGGAAGTGCATTATCTCCGCGCATTCTTTTATCACACCCTCGTGCGATATTGGGGCGGCGTTCCACTGGTGAAGAAACCATATTCGCTCGAAAACCGGGATGAAATGCTCATCGCCCGCGGATCGTTCGAGGAATGCGTGAATTTCATCGTGGAAGATTGCGACAAGGCCGCAGGCATCCTCCCGCCGAAGCACGAACAGCCCGGCCGTGCCACCAAATATGCCGCCATGGCCCTGAAATCCCGCATCCTCACGTTCGCCGCCAGCGACCTGTTCAACCAGCCGAACATTCCGGCCGACCAGGCTTACCGCGGATATGTGAACGCTACCCCGGCCACGCAGGACCAACGCTACCAGAAAGCCCTCGACGCTGCCAAAGCGATCATCGACCTGAATGTTTTCTCCATCTACAAACCCACGTCCAACCCCACCGACAACTATACCCGCGTGTTTTTGGACAAGGATAATTCGGAGATCATTTTCGCGCGGTATTTCAACCGCCAGTTCCAAGGCACTTCGCACGATCTGTACAACGGGCCGAACGGGTACCACAACTGGGGCGGCAACGTTCCCCTGGAAAACTTCGTGTCCGGTTTCCAGATGGCAGACGGTTCCGAGTTCAGCTGGGCCAATCCCGCGCATGCGGCAAACCCTTACGCAAACCGTGATCCGCGCTTCTACGCAACGATTTTGTATAACGGCGCGAAATGGAAGAAACGCCCGGCCGATGCCATCGCCCTCGATCCTGTCGGCGAAATCCAGACCGGTAAATTCGAAAAGAAAAATGCGCAGGGCGCGATCGTTGTGCAAAACGGCCTCGACACGCGCGCCAGTGCGATCGAGAACTGGAACGGCACCTACACCGGGTATTACATCCGCAAGTTCATGGACCTTACGCTCGACGCGCAATTCTTCCGGGGCGACCAGGCCTGGCCATGGTTCCGTTATTCCGAGATTTTGCTGAACGCGGCCGAGGCGCTGATTGAGCTGAACAGGTTCGACGAAGCGCGCCCGCTGATCAATCAAATCCGCACCCGTGGCGGGATGCCGGCTTTGGCCAATACGGTTGCCGGCGATGCGCTCCGGGATGCGATGCGCTACGAGCGCCGCTACGATCTTTCGTTCGAAGATCACCGCTACTACGACGCCCGCCGCTGGATGATCGCCAAAACCGTGTTCACCGGCCCTGCAAACGGGATCGAGATCTTCGGGAAACTGAACCCCGACGGCACCACTTATACCTGGACGTACAAAGTGGTGAACAGCGGGCAAGACCGCGTCTTCTCCGACAAGCATTACTTCGTCCCCATCATGGCGGCGGAGATCCGGAGGAACGATAAAATCAAACAAAACCCCGGTTATAATTAA
- a CDS encoding glycoside hydrolase family 3 N-terminal domain-containing protein yields MMRLLTVAGLSGLLMAASARPESMLEKPSILTDNTMQARPGPGPAERWVDSVFNSLSHEERIAQLIMIRVHSNLGADHVAAVLSDIRNVKVGGIVTFQGGPGRQALLVNRLQAASQTPLLVAVDGEWGLGMRFVDSVIAFPRNLMLGAVQDSALIYEVGKAIGEQCRRMGIQYNFAPVLDVNNNPENPVINDRSFGEDKYQVARLGVAIIKGMQDVGVMACAKHFPGHGDTDVDSHHDLPVIRKSLASLDSLELYPFRRAIEAGVASVMIAHLNVPAIDDKPNTPTSISYKTVTDMLKKDMGFDGIVVTDALEMQGIRKYYSNGQESLQSLLAGNDLMELPSTARGSVQAIATAIRKGQISREEVYRRVKKVLRSKYDAGLAQLQPIDPRNIAADLNAPVLPLRRRISEEAITVLRNDNHLLPVSSVPGQQKIAVVAVGVDGGNNTFLSAVRAHRPDVAGYVFSPRQTEAQVAGMVKVLKRDYDAVIIALQDYSRRPANNYGITRAERAVINQIQEEMPAVTVAFGNPYAIRYFCDAPTIIAGYEDDSITHRAAADVIFGKLQPKGKLPVTVCENFPFGTGLTSLVPETPAVTVTTIDPESVGMKSAILQRIDSLAYDMIAQGAAPGCQVLAVKDGKLVYHKNFGFYDYSQREKVTDSSVYDLASVTKICATTLSVMRLYDEGKLRLDATLGDYLPWVRGTDKARLTIRDVLLHQAGLVAYIPFYKETLMPNGWPDTVLFAPQQDSLHTVRVAENLYMERRYEDTMFRRILDSKLLPSGRQYIYSDNDFIFLGKIVEALTGQHLDHYVRETFYEPLGLQTTGFEPRSRLALSRLVPTEFESNFRVQWIRGDVHDPGAAMFGGVAGHAGLFSSAGDLGVLVQMLLNGGAYNGTQFIRPATIQMFTGYHSGISRRGLGWDKPEKDNATRREPYPCKSCSPQTYGHTGFTGTCVWIDPAKNLGFIFLSNRVCPNGGTNYKLSSLKVRENMMETLYQAML; encoded by the coding sequence ATGATGAGATTATTAACGGTAGCAGGGCTGAGCGGATTGCTCATGGCCGCTTCCGCCCGGCCGGAAAGCATGCTCGAGAAACCATCCATCCTTACGGACAATACCATGCAGGCGCGCCCCGGCCCCGGGCCGGCCGAACGCTGGGTAGACAGCGTATTCAATTCCCTCAGTCATGAAGAACGGATCGCGCAGCTGATCATGATCCGCGTACATTCCAACCTCGGGGCAGACCACGTCGCCGCCGTTCTCAGCGATATCCGCAACGTGAAAGTGGGTGGGATCGTGACCTTCCAGGGCGGACCGGGACGGCAGGCCCTCCTCGTCAACAGACTGCAGGCAGCCAGCCAAACACCGCTGCTCGTGGCGGTAGACGGTGAATGGGGACTGGGAATGCGGTTCGTGGACAGCGTCATCGCTTTCCCGCGGAACCTCATGCTGGGGGCTGTGCAAGACAGTGCGCTCATTTACGAAGTAGGTAAGGCGATCGGCGAACAATGCCGGCGGATGGGCATCCAATACAACTTCGCGCCCGTCCTCGATGTCAATAACAATCCCGAAAACCCCGTGATCAACGACCGTTCTTTCGGGGAAGACAAATACCAGGTGGCGCGCCTCGGCGTGGCCATCATCAAGGGGATGCAGGATGTGGGCGTTATGGCCTGCGCCAAGCACTTCCCCGGGCATGGCGATACCGATGTGGATTCGCACCACGATCTGCCGGTGATCCGGAAATCGCTCGCCAGCCTCGATTCCCTGGAGCTGTATCCCTTCCGCCGCGCCATCGAGGCCGGCGTAGCTTCGGTGATGATCGCCCATCTGAACGTTCCGGCGATCGACGACAAGCCCAACACGCCCACTTCCATCTCCTACAAAACCGTTACGGACATGTTGAAAAAAGACATGGGCTTCGACGGGATCGTAGTGACCGATGCGCTGGAAATGCAGGGCATCCGCAAATATTACAGCAACGGTCAGGAATCGCTGCAGAGCCTTCTGGCCGGGAACGACCTCATGGAACTGCCTTCCACGGCGCGCGGGAGCGTGCAGGCCATCGCAACGGCCATCCGGAAGGGACAGATCAGCCGGGAAGAAGTATACCGCCGCGTGAAGAAAGTGCTGCGCTCCAAATACGACGCAGGATTGGCGCAACTCCAACCCATCGACCCCCGGAACATCGCTGCAGACCTCAACGCACCGGTGCTCCCCCTCCGCCGGCGGATTTCCGAAGAAGCCATCACCGTTCTCCGCAACGATAATCACCTCCTGCCCGTATCCTCCGTTCCCGGCCAGCAGAAAATAGCCGTGGTAGCCGTGGGGGTAGACGGTGGCAACAACACCTTCCTTTCCGCCGTGCGCGCCCACCGTCCCGATGTGGCGGGATACGTGTTCAGCCCCAGGCAAACCGAAGCGCAGGTGGCCGGAATGGTCAAAGTGCTGAAAAGGGACTACGATGCCGTGATCATCGCGCTGCAGGACTATAGCCGCAGGCCGGCGAACAATTACGGCATCACCCGGGCGGAAAGGGCCGTCATCAACCAGATCCAGGAAGAAATGCCCGCCGTGACGGTCGCATTCGGCAACCCGTACGCCATCCGTTACTTCTGCGACGCACCCACGATCATCGCGGGATATGAAGACGATAGCATTACCCATCGCGCGGCGGCAGACGTGATCTTCGGCAAATTGCAGCCGAAAGGCAAGCTGCCCGTGACCGTGTGCGAGAATTTCCCCTTCGGTACCGGGCTGACCAGCCTTGTCCCCGAAACCCCGGCCGTAACGGTAACAACCATCGACCCGGAAAGCGTGGGCATGAAAAGCGCCATCCTGCAAAGGATCGACTCGCTGGCGTACGACATGATCGCCCAGGGCGCGGCTCCCGGATGCCAGGTGCTGGCCGTGAAAGACGGGAAACTCGTCTACCATAAAAATTTCGGTTTTTACGATTATAGCCAGCGCGAAAAAGTGACCGACAGTTCCGTGTACGACCTGGCTTCCGTCACAAAAATCTGCGCTACTACATTGTCTGTCATGCGCTTGTACGACGAAGGCAAGTTGCGGCTCGATGCCACCTTGGGTGATTACCTGCCCTGGGTGCGCGGGACAGACAAGGCCAGGCTCACGATCCGCGACGTGCTCCTGCACCAGGCGGGCCTCGTGGCGTACATTCCCTTTTACAAGGAAACGCTTATGCCCAACGGCTGGCCCGATACCGTGCTGTTCGCCCCCCAGCAGGATTCCCTGCACACCGTGCGGGTCGCGGAAAACCTGTATATGGAACGCCGGTACGAAGACACCATGTTCCGCCGGATACTCGACAGCAAATTGCTGCCTTCGGGCCGCCAGTATATCTACAGCGACAATGATTTCATTTTCCTCGGCAAGATCGTGGAAGCCCTTACCGGCCAGCATCTCGACCATTACGTGCGCGAAACTTTCTACGAGCCCCTCGGCCTGCAGACCACAGGTTTCGAGCCGAGGAGCCGGCTGGCGCTGAGCCGTTTGGTGCCTACGGAATTCGAGTCCAATTTCAGGGTGCAATGGATCCGCGGGGATGTGCATGACCCCGGTGCCGCGATGTTCGGCGGCGTGGCCGGGCATGCAGGGCTGTTCTCCAGCGCCGGCGACCTGGGCGTACTGGTACAGATGCTGCTGAACGGCGGCGCGTACAACGGGACGCAGTTCATCCGTCCCGCCACGATCCAGATGTTTACCGGGTATCATTCCGGGATCAGCCGCCGCGGGCTGGGGTGGGACAAGCCCGAGAAAGACAATGCCACACGGAGGGAGCCTTATCCCTGCAAGTCTTGCTCCCCGCAAACCTACGGCCATACCGGGTTTACAGGGACCTGCGTATGGATAGACCCGGCGAAGAACCTGGGTTTCATCTTTTTAAGCAACCGGGTTTGCCCGAACGGGGGAACGAATTACAAGTTGTCGAGCCTGAAAGTGCGGGAGAATATGATGGAGACGTTGTACCAGGCGATGTTGTAG
- a CDS encoding adenylate kinase produces the protein MVNLILFGPPGSGKGTQSANIIEKYGLIHLSTGDLLRSEIAAKTPLGLEAQKVMDQGLLVPDEVVIGMISSKLDANPEARGFIFDGFPRTTAQAEALDKLLTLKKTAISAVLSLEVPEDELVRRLLERGHTSGRSDDASEDVVKKRIVEYHNKTAPVADHYAKFGKLKKIKGEGTIENIFDSLSKEIDDLMGVRV, from the coding sequence ATGGTCAATTTAATTCTATTTGGCCCTCCCGGCAGCGGGAAAGGAACGCAGAGTGCCAACATTATCGAAAAGTACGGATTGATTCACCTGTCTACCGGCGACCTGTTGCGCTCCGAGATTGCGGCAAAAACGCCGCTCGGCCTGGAAGCGCAGAAGGTGATGGACCAGGGCTTACTGGTGCCCGACGAGGTGGTGATCGGCATGATCTCCTCCAAGCTGGACGCCAATCCTGAAGCCCGCGGCTTCATTTTCGACGGTTTTCCGCGCACTACCGCCCAGGCGGAAGCGTTAGACAAGCTGCTGACCCTCAAGAAAACGGCCATTTCCGCCGTGCTGAGCCTCGAAGTACCTGAAGATGAGCTGGTACGCCGCCTCCTGGAGCGCGGTCACACCTCCGGCCGTTCTGACGACGCCAGCGAGGATGTGGTGAAAAAACGCATCGTGGAGTATCATAACAAAACCGCTCCCGTTGCCGATCACTACGCCAAATTCGGCAAATTGAAGAAAATCAAAGGCGAAGGCACCATCGAAAACATTTTCGATTCGCTCAGCAAAGAAATCGACGATCTGATGGGCGTGCGCGTGTAG
- the obgE gene encoding GTPase ObgE, with protein sequence MENFVDYIRVFCKSGHGGAGSRHFMRTKFKALAGPDGGDGGRGGHLILRGNSQLWTLLHLRWYKNVLAENGGNGSGDNCTGHNGKDIVIEVPLGTIVRDEETGEVEAEVMKDGEEIIFMPGGQGGRGNAYFKSATNQAPEYAQPGQPGLEGWKVLELKVLADVGLVGFPNAGKSTLLSSITAARPKIANYAFTTLTPQLGMVHYRDDRSFCMADLPGIIEGAHEGKGLGHRFLRHIERNAVLLFVIPADSPDHKKEFDILVNELEQYNPELLDKQFLIAISKSDMLDEELQEAISAELPADVPHVFISSVTQAGLQQLKDILWEALSVEADNVREAMLEDDEEEEEENDEE encoded by the coding sequence ATGGAGAATTTTGTAGACTATATCAGGGTATTCTGTAAATCCGGCCACGGTGGCGCCGGCAGCAGGCACTTTATGCGCACCAAATTCAAGGCGCTCGCCGGCCCCGATGGGGGCGACGGCGGCCGCGGCGGGCACCTCATCCTCCGCGGAAACTCCCAGCTGTGGACGCTGCTGCACCTTCGCTGGTACAAAAACGTGCTCGCCGAAAACGGCGGGAACGGTAGCGGCGACAATTGCACCGGCCACAACGGGAAAGATATCGTGATCGAAGTGCCCCTCGGTACCATCGTTCGCGACGAAGAAACCGGCGAAGTGGAAGCAGAAGTGATGAAAGACGGGGAAGAGATCATCTTCATGCCCGGCGGCCAGGGCGGCCGCGGCAATGCCTATTTCAAAAGCGCCACCAACCAGGCTCCCGAATACGCCCAACCGGGCCAACCCGGACTCGAAGGATGGAAAGTACTGGAACTCAAAGTGTTGGCAGACGTCGGGCTCGTGGGTTTCCCCAACGCCGGCAAATCCACCCTCCTGTCCAGCATCACTGCCGCCAGGCCAAAAATCGCGAATTACGCCTTCACCACCCTCACGCCCCAGCTCGGCATGGTGCATTACCGCGACGATCGCTCGTTTTGCATGGCCGATCTTCCGGGAATCATCGAAGGTGCGCACGAAGGCAAAGGCCTCGGCCACCGGTTCCTCCGCCACATCGAGCGGAACGCCGTGCTGCTGTTCGTTATCCCCGCCGATAGCCCCGATCACAAAAAGGAATTCGACATCCTGGTCAACGAGCTGGAACAATACAATCCCGAGCTCCTCGATAAACAATTCCTCATTGCCATCTCCAAAAGCGATATGCTCGACGAAGAGCTCCAGGAAGCCATCTCCGCCGAACTGCCCGCCGATGTGCCGCACGTTTTCATCTCTTCCGTTACGCAAGCTGGTTTGCAGCAGTTGAAAGACATCCTGTGGGAGGCGCTTTCCGTTGAAGCAGATAACGTTCGCGAAGCGATGCTGGAAGACGATGAGGAAGAGGAGGAGGAAAACGACGAGGAATAA
- a CDS encoding J domain-containing protein, giving the protein MPTLYQVLGVPENATPAFIKSAFRKLSMQYHPDRNPGNPAAEARFREILEAYRILSEPDDRLRYDRQLAWSRVPPAPPATQTKQTKQQHAGAYRNPAPPPPAAPPPRPMPLKFMGIVLGALILLFVGLYNCGPKTKAANPPEIEYIPQNVGKLPKGVSPEQRVLFTNGDTATYGEWHASISSHTFIESWQSFGAYATPALFVTIYFTPDRHTYCDFVFLEDREGTFRQVFRYHGGTYKNGTLVQLFFGRDVEPASCGDCEAEDLPNPGITGIFLRELTEGYRFENTTQRHERKLRQNLEWLAANADVVDFGPGGLQRQFLRQMLTWHFLHRTEASAEGVFREYYTRPDVDKAWDEIAGLIKDYENKIAFDIALLQSKAI; this is encoded by the coding sequence ATGCCGACACTATACCAGGTTTTGGGCGTCCCGGAAAATGCGACGCCCGCGTTCATCAAAAGTGCCTTCCGGAAGTTGTCCATGCAATACCATCCGGACCGCAATCCCGGCAATCCCGCCGCGGAGGCCCGTTTCCGTGAAATCCTCGAAGCATACCGCATCCTTTCCGAACCCGACGACCGCCTCCGCTACGACCGCCAGCTGGCCTGGAGCCGCGTGCCCCCAGCGCCCCCAGCCACGCAAACGAAGCAGACTAAACAGCAACACGCAGGCGCATACCGGAACCCTGCTCCACCACCTCCCGCCGCACCACCACCGCGCCCCATGCCCCTAAAATTCATGGGCATCGTGCTGGGCGCCTTGATATTACTTTTCGTAGGACTGTACAATTGCGGCCCAAAAACCAAAGCGGCGAATCCCCCGGAAATCGAATACATCCCGCAGAACGTGGGGAAACTTCCCAAAGGCGTCTCCCCGGAACAGCGCGTCCTGTTTACCAACGGCGATACCGCCACATACGGCGAATGGCACGCATCCATCTCGAGCCACACCTTCATCGAATCCTGGCAATCATTCGGCGCGTACGCGACGCCAGCGCTGTTTGTCACCATTTATTTCACGCCGGACCGGCATACCTATTGCGATTTCGTTTTCCTGGAAGATCGGGAAGGCACCTTCCGGCAGGTGTTCCGCTACCATGGCGGCACCTATAAAAACGGAACGCTTGTCCAGCTTTTCTTCGGAAGGGATGTGGAACCGGCCAGTTGCGGCGATTGTGAAGCGGAAGACCTCCCCAATCCCGGGATCACCGGAATCTTCCTCCGCGAATTAACGGAAGGCTACCGCTTTGAAAATACAACCCAGCGCCATGAAAGAAAGCTCCGCCAGAACCTGGAATGGCTGGCCGCCAATGCGGATGTGGTGGATTTCGGGCCGGGTGGGCTGCAGCGACAATTTCTCCGCCAAATGCTGACATGGCATTTCCTGCATCGCACGGAAGCCTCTGCTGAAGGGGTTTTCAGGGAATATTACACAAGGCCGGACGTGGATAAAGCCTGGGATGAAATCGCCGGGCTCATAAAAGATTATGAAAACAAAATAGCCTTCGATATTGCATTGCTGCAGTCGAAGGCTATCTGA
- a CDS encoding J domain-containing protein: MQTLYQVLGVSEDATPSDIKQAFRKLSMEFHPDRNPGNPAAEARFREILDAYRVLSDPDERARYDIQRNFIADKEEYGFPNEPEQDTYERYRKEKSRKTETRIIVVIGLILIVKLLAKACSSDDAPDLKTDTYRFTQPQQPAELDSLADEKVVLRNGDTLNYLDRENNKFAGKADMKRGWMILARDDAPLLYVSAHKQDANRSEGWLFRKDPQKGMEEVLHHNGDIALKTFQLQLNFGIDVDTFRSCRVCNVADLPHPDIAGIYLVYGQKAFRLVKATKDDGLSHLIRQNLAHLASHDAEMPTTHSDNGLRKEYLRQLLTWHFLHADFQSTLQLFNTHYRYPDSKEMWSTITGYIHQYETMMADNMTLIKDEGL, from the coding sequence ATGCAGACCCTTTACCAAGTTTTGGGCGTCTCTGAAGATGCGACCCCCTCAGATATCAAGCAAGCTTTCAGAAAACTGTCGATGGAATTCCACCCCGACAGGAACCCCGGAAATCCCGCTGCGGAGGCTCGTTTCCGGGAAATCCTCGATGCTTACCGGGTACTGTCTGACCCGGATGAACGCGCCCGGTACGACATCCAACGCAATTTTATCGCCGATAAAGAAGAATACGGATTCCCAAACGAACCGGAACAGGATACCTATGAACGCTATCGGAAAGAAAAGAGCAGAAAGACCGAAACCCGGATCATTGTGGTCATTGGATTGATCCTGATCGTCAAGTTGCTCGCGAAAGCCTGCAGCAGCGACGACGCGCCCGATTTGAAAACGGACACATACAGATTTACGCAACCCCAGCAACCAGCAGAACTGGATTCGCTCGCCGATGAAAAAGTAGTACTTCGGAATGGAGACACGCTCAATTACCTCGATCGGGAAAATAATAAGTTTGCCGGAAAAGCGGATATGAAAAGAGGATGGATGATTTTGGCCAGAGATGACGCCCCATTGCTGTATGTTTCCGCCCACAAGCAGGACGCGAACAGATCGGAAGGCTGGCTTTTCAGGAAAGATCCACAGAAAGGAATGGAGGAAGTACTGCATCATAACGGCGATATCGCATTGAAAACCTTTCAGTTGCAGTTGAATTTCGGGATTGATGTGGATACCTTCCGCAGTTGCCGCGTTTGTAACGTTGCCGACCTGCCGCATCCGGATATCGCCGGCATCTATCTGGTCTACGGACAAAAAGCGTTTCGCCTGGTAAAAGCAACAAAGGACGACGGACTGAGCCATCTCATCCGCCAAAACCTCGCCCATCTTGCCTCACACGATGCAGAAATGCCGACAACCCATTCCGACAACGGTCTCCGAAAAGAATACTTGCGACAATTGCTGACCTGGCACTTCCTCCACGCCGACTTCCAATCGACCTTACAATTATTCAACACCCATTATCGTTATCCGGACAGCAAGGAAATGTGGTCAACCATCACCGGCTACATCCATCAATACGAAACGATGATGGCTGACAATATGACTTTAATAAAAGACGAGGGCCTGTAG